One window from the genome of Oceanisphaera sp. IT1-181 encodes:
- a CDS encoding F0F1 ATP synthase subunit epsilon, which produces MSNFRFHLDIVSAEESLFSGIVQAVTVSGSEGELGIRYGHAPLLTSIRPGLVQYVTESGQQEVLYVSGGMLEVQNSSVKVLADTAIRAEDLDLAKAEEAKRAAEAKLQSSSHDVNYAEAAADLARAMAQLRVLRLLKR; this is translated from the coding sequence ATGAGCAATTTTCGCTTTCATCTCGACATTGTCAGTGCCGAAGAGTCTTTATTCTCTGGCATTGTGCAAGCGGTCACGGTTTCCGGCTCTGAGGGTGAATTGGGGATCCGTTACGGACATGCCCCCTTGTTGACATCGATTCGTCCAGGCCTAGTGCAATATGTCACTGAGTCTGGTCAACAAGAAGTTCTGTATGTTTCTGGCGGTATGTTGGAAGTACAGAACAGCAGTGTCAAAGTATTAGCCGACACTGCTATTCGCGCCGAAGATCTGGACTTAGCCAAGGCTGAAGAAGCCAAACGAGCGGCAGAAGCTAAGTTGCAAAGTTCCTCTCATGATGTGAACTATGCCGAAGCGGCCGCCGATCTGGCTCGCGCCATGGCACAACTGCGCGTGTTGCGGTTGCTGAAAAGATAA